One window from the genome of Bacillus tianshenii encodes:
- a CDS encoding PAS domain S-box protein, translated as MMSDVAATNQLQLSFEDFQRFFKHSNNLIGFIEASGMIYPLNACWERVTGYDLSEIPARSWREFVCPDDHERTREAIKQAMSTGEVQFEHRLMDKDGGIRWISWDISYLESEEKAYMLGTDVTEKKEMDKNLLQMKEYYESIINDAQLAIDVVSLDGEVLSVNPEFERVYGWKKEEVIGQYLPIIPRSRRAEFNYIFHKIHTNEVVQGFKTQRVRKDGRLISVTLTVSPIKDKNGKIIAICGTSRDITREVELEKRLQLKRIKLEEANMRMTDILESITDGFCVVDKHFCISYVNKRLGDFVENHEGDMVGEKLCDYFPQSHLIKYENRYQQALQEKKTMRFQDYFTNVDKYVIISLYPTNDGLLIYVQDNTSQIKSIQALEESERRFQQITNNISEVFWVTTPDLKKWNYISPAFEKVFERPASVLLNNEIAWEDLIHPDDHEIIINNIERMKYEEIEMEYRLKESAEEEKWLRSKGFPVFRNGKVELIVGITEDITERKEHDSLIVKSEKLTTVGQLAAGVAHEIRNPLTAIKGFIQILSTNPQVQKGYIEIMLSELARIELIVNEFLLLAKPQRDIKFQPYPIDRILSEVVSLLRAEANLKGIEIIEEWPRSLPEIECEPNQLKQCFINLIKNGIEAMESSGKITVKGRISGSILLLEVIDQGPGMPKERLEKLGEPFYSTKEKGTGLGLMITMKMIQHHSGRLQFESELGVGTKATVALPVNS; from the coding sequence ATGATGTCGGATGTAGCGGCTACTAATCAATTGCAGCTAAGCTTTGAGGACTTTCAGCGTTTCTTTAAGCATTCAAATAATTTAATTGGGTTTATAGAAGCAAGTGGAATGATTTATCCATTAAATGCGTGTTGGGAAAGAGTTACTGGTTATGATTTAAGTGAAATACCAGCGAGGAGCTGGCGTGAATTTGTTTGTCCTGATGATCATGAGAGAACAAGAGAAGCAATTAAGCAAGCAATGTCTACTGGGGAAGTACAGTTTGAACATCGGCTAATGGATAAAGATGGAGGGATTCGGTGGATTTCGTGGGACATCTCTTACCTGGAATCTGAAGAGAAAGCATATATGCTTGGGACGGATGTAACAGAGAAGAAAGAGATGGACAAGAACCTCCTGCAAATGAAAGAGTACTATGAGTCGATTATTAATGATGCACAGTTAGCAATTGATGTCGTTTCACTGGACGGGGAGGTGCTTTCCGTAAACCCAGAATTCGAAAGGGTGTATGGGTGGAAGAAAGAAGAGGTAATCGGCCAATATTTGCCAATTATTCCTCGCTCTCGGAGGGCAGAATTTAACTATATTTTTCATAAAATTCACACAAATGAAGTCGTTCAAGGGTTTAAAACTCAGCGCGTCAGGAAAGATGGTCGTCTCATCTCAGTGACATTAACGGTTTCGCCCATTAAAGATAAAAACGGCAAAATCATTGCGATTTGCGGCACGTCAAGGGATATTACCCGCGAAGTCGAGCTAGAAAAGCGTCTTCAGCTTAAGCGGATTAAGTTAGAAGAAGCGAATATGCGCATGACAGATATTCTTGAAAGTATTACGGATGGATTCTGTGTGGTTGATAAACATTTTTGTATTTCATATGTGAATAAGCGCTTGGGGGATTTCGTTGAGAACCATGAAGGTGATATGGTCGGTGAAAAACTTTGTGATTATTTCCCTCAAAGTCATTTGATTAAGTATGAAAATAGGTATCAACAGGCTCTTCAAGAGAAGAAAACAATGCGGTTTCAAGATTATTTTACCAATGTGGATAAGTATGTCATCATTAGCCTGTACCCTACAAATGATGGCTTATTAATCTATGTACAGGATAATACGAGCCAAATAAAGAGCATTCAAGCACTTGAAGAAAGTGAACGTCGTTTCCAGCAAATTACGAATAATATTAGTGAGGTATTTTGGGTTACTACCCCAGACTTGAAAAAATGGAATTACATAAGCCCAGCATTCGAGAAAGTGTTTGAACGCCCAGCGAGTGTGCTTCTTAACAATGAGATTGCATGGGAAGATCTCATCCACCCAGACGATCATGAGATTATCATCAATAATATAGAAAGAATGAAGTATGAAGAAATTGAAATGGAGTATCGGCTAAAGGAATCTGCCGAAGAAGAGAAATGGCTTCGTTCGAAGGGTTTCCCAGTTTTTCGTAATGGAAAGGTTGAATTAATTGTCGGGATTACAGAGGATATAACCGAGCGAAAAGAGCACGACAGCTTAATCGTTAAGTCAGAGAAGTTAACAACTGTTGGTCAATTAGCTGCAGGTGTTGCACATGAAATTCGCAATCCACTTACAGCAATTAAAGGCTTTATACAAATCCTTTCTACTAATCCCCAGGTGCAAAAAGGGTATATTGAGATCATGCTTTCAGAACTCGCCCGTATTGAATTAATTGTCAATGAATTCCTGCTGCTTGCCAAACCACAGCGTGATATCAAGTTCCAACCTTATCCAATCGACCGCATCTTATCAGAAGTTGTTTCATTATTAAGAGCAGAAGCCAACTTGAAAGGCATTGAAATTATTGAAGAATGGCCACGAAGCCTGCCTGAAATTGAATGTGAACCAAACCAATTAAAGCAATGCTTTATTAATTTAATTAAAAATGGGATTGAAGCGATGGAATCAAGTGGAAAGATTACTGTCAAAGGGCGGATATCTGGCTCCATTTTATTACTGGAGGTTATTGATCAAGGTCCTGGTATGCCGAAGGAGCGCCTTGAAAAGCTTGGAGAACCATTCTATTCAACAAAAGAAAAAGGAACAGGACTTGGGTTAATGATTACGATGAAAATGATTCAGCATCATTCTGGACGACTTCAATTTGAAAGTGAGCTTGGTGTCGGGACGAAAGCAACTGTTGCTCTGCCGGTAAATAGCTGA
- a CDS encoding DUF3050 domain-containing protein has product MNVKETFREVEAVREELLAHPVYEQMTSAERVKVLMKHHVFAVWDFMSLLKRLQQELTVVAVPWVPAQNANYGRFINEIVLGEETDEDGQGGYISHYELYLNAMKEVSADTSAIETYMALLSEGANPLEVLEQIDLAPTTKVFVKENLSLAMNGKNHEVAASFFYGREDLIPDMFEKLITETIAKDMSADWLNYYLRRHIELDGDEHGPLAEKLLVSLCDTPEKEAEAKAAAKRSLEARISLWDGVVAEIEAKRL; this is encoded by the coding sequence GTGAATGTGAAGGAAACATTTCGTGAAGTAGAAGCTGTAAGGGAAGAGCTGCTTGCACACCCAGTGTATGAGCAGATGACAAGCGCTGAGCGTGTGAAAGTCTTAATGAAGCATCACGTCTTTGCGGTGTGGGACTTTATGAGTCTATTAAAGCGTTTGCAGCAGGAGCTGACTGTAGTCGCTGTACCATGGGTTCCTGCGCAAAATGCAAATTACGGACGGTTCATTAATGAAATTGTCCTCGGCGAGGAAACCGATGAAGACGGTCAAGGCGGTTACATCAGTCATTATGAGCTTTATTTGAATGCAATGAAAGAAGTCAGCGCTGACACATCGGCAATCGAAACGTACATGGCTTTGTTAAGTGAGGGAGCGAATCCGCTTGAAGTATTAGAGCAGATTGACCTTGCGCCAACAACGAAAGTGTTCGTGAAGGAGAATCTCAGTCTAGCGATGAATGGAAAGAACCATGAGGTTGCTGCATCATTTTTCTACGGTCGGGAAGATTTGATTCCTGATATGTTTGAAAAGCTGATAACTGAGACGATTGCAAAGGACATGTCAGCGGATTGGCTGAATTACTACTTGCGCCGCCATATCGAGCTTGACGGAGATGAACACGGGCCATTAGCAGAGAAGCTTCTCGTTTCTCTTTGTGATACGCCAGAGAAAGAAGCAGAAGCCAAAGCTGCGGCAAAGCGTTCATTAGAGGCCCGTATTTCATTATGGGATGGCGTTGTGGCTGAGATTGAAGCCAAGCGTCTGTAA
- a CDS encoding LysM peptidoglycan-binding domain-containing protein, giving the protein MSKKQEDKYPTLKGLEDKGDLYAKNSRVAAKKNKKRRGGGFLFTIAGSLLLALLVGGGIAFLLDNQGNEANAPAQETAVDEERKQMTEEAEGNVGELEADAEEASAETTSTGAASASDMKEHTVATGDTLYDLSMQYYESPKYQDFLADYNNLDSPDDLELGMVLKVPYPPKEVARQTAAVKKTEAKQEEKPKQDSAAEQPAEATEDKKEEAPADSEEGKPQEAVPSSGDVQIHTVKSGDNLYRISLQYYDTPAYQKYLAEYNNLQEADSLDLGQKVKIPPRPAEE; this is encoded by the coding sequence ATGTCGAAAAAACAAGAGGATAAATACCCAACATTGAAAGGGCTCGAAGACAAGGGCGATTTATACGCGAAAAACAGCCGTGTTGCCGCGAAGAAGAATAAGAAGCGGCGCGGTGGTGGCTTTCTCTTTACAATTGCAGGCTCTTTGTTGCTGGCTTTGCTTGTTGGCGGCGGGATTGCGTTTTTATTAGACAACCAGGGTAATGAAGCGAATGCACCTGCACAGGAAACGGCTGTGGATGAAGAACGGAAGCAAATGACAGAGGAAGCAGAAGGCAATGTAGGTGAGCTTGAGGCTGACGCGGAAGAAGCGAGTGCAGAGACAACGAGCACGGGAGCAGCTTCAGCAAGTGATATGAAGGAGCATACGGTTGCAACAGGCGATACATTGTATGATCTATCCATGCAATATTATGAATCACCGAAGTACCAAGACTTCTTAGCAGACTATAATAACTTAGATAGTCCTGATGATTTAGAGCTTGGCATGGTCCTTAAGGTGCCTTATCCACCGAAGGAAGTGGCGCGTCAAACAGCGGCAGTGAAGAAGACAGAAGCAAAGCAGGAAGAAAAGCCGAAGCAGGATTCAGCAGCTGAACAACCAGCAGAAGCGACAGAAGATAAGAAGGAAGAAGCTCCAGCAGACAGTGAAGAGGGTAAGCCGCAGGAAGCCGTTCCATCAAGCGGTGACGTGCAAATACATACAGTCAAATCAGGTGATAACCTCTATCGTATTTCACTACAGTATTACGATACACCGGCATATCAAAAGTACTTAGCAGAGTACAATAACTTACAAGAAGCGGACAGCCTTGATTTAGGGCAGAAAGTTAAGATTCCGCCGCGTCCAGCAGAAGAGTAA
- a CDS encoding FAD-dependent oxidoreductase has product MNLKSGTLLWVKQFPNAPQYPVLDHDLTCDVVVVGSGESGALAAWHLLESGLDVVVIDKRKIGQGSTSANTGLLQFSNDKGLAGCVKTFGEADGVRYYKLCQQAVDDLENISNQLEINTEYRRRDSLYYASSEEDLKALQEEYNLLNKHGFPVTFFEQGDIEEHFSFSKTGAIYAKNDADINPYRLAVSIMNHAAKAGVRIYQETTMSKVKASDNGVTVHTKQGNVIRAKHAVIACGYETQEMKRNPSAIIESTYAVTTQPLDSFPGWHRQCLIWETKRPYLYLRTTADQRILLGGMDEPAVRADERDAKLFGKRNALLQEVRNLFPEMPDLEAEYFWSAAFGSTHDGYPFFGTQPEFPNCFFLLGYGGNGTVYSTIGSQVIRDLIMKGSNPDAHLFQFNRGKYRSAQ; this is encoded by the coding sequence ATGAATCTGAAATCTGGCACACTGCTTTGGGTGAAGCAGTTTCCGAATGCCCCGCAGTATCCTGTTCTTGACCATGATCTGACATGTGATGTTGTCGTAGTTGGAAGCGGCGAATCAGGTGCCCTTGCAGCATGGCACTTATTAGAAAGCGGTTTGGATGTTGTTGTGATTGATAAGCGAAAGATTGGCCAAGGGAGCACGTCAGCGAACACAGGCTTATTGCAGTTTTCGAACGATAAAGGACTGGCAGGCTGTGTGAAAACATTTGGTGAAGCAGACGGGGTTCGTTATTACAAGCTTTGTCAGCAGGCTGTTGATGACTTGGAGAACATTTCAAACCAGCTTGAAATAAATACCGAATACCGTCGCCGTGACAGCTTATATTATGCAAGCAGTGAGGAAGACTTGAAGGCTCTTCAAGAGGAATATAATTTGCTGAACAAGCACGGTTTTCCTGTCACGTTCTTTGAGCAGGGTGACATTGAGGAGCATTTTTCCTTCTCAAAGACAGGCGCTATTTATGCGAAAAATGATGCTGATATTAATCCATACCGCCTCGCTGTGAGCATTATGAATCATGCGGCGAAGGCAGGTGTGCGAATTTATCAAGAAACGACGATGTCGAAGGTGAAAGCGAGTGACAACGGTGTAACGGTGCATACGAAGCAAGGAAATGTCATTCGTGCCAAGCATGCGGTCATTGCCTGTGGGTATGAAACACAGGAGATGAAACGCAATCCTTCGGCGATTATTGAGAGCACCTATGCGGTAACAACACAGCCGCTTGATTCATTTCCAGGCTGGCATAGGCAGTGTTTGATTTGGGAAACGAAGCGGCCGTATTTGTATTTACGCACAACCGCTGATCAGCGCATTCTGCTTGGCGGGATGGATGAGCCTGCAGTGCGGGCGGATGAGCGTGATGCAAAGCTGTTTGGAAAGCGCAATGCTTTGCTTCAAGAAGTACGCAACCTGTTTCCTGAGATGCCTGACTTAGAAGCGGAATATTTCTGGAGTGCGGCATTTGGCAGTACACATGATGGGTACCCGTTCTTTGGAACCCAGCCGGAATTTCCGAATTGCTTCTTTCTGCTTGGTTACGGTGGTAATGGGACGGTCTACAGTACAATCGGTTCGCAAGTGATTCGTGACTTAATTATGAAAGGCTCCAATCCTGATGCACACCTTTTTCAATTCAATAGAGGAAAATATCGGTCAGCACAATGA
- a CDS encoding HTH domain-containing protein gives MNIRVGVISSQQFFERLQQISTQVGGLELVPYLYEKPSEAKGLVQQVTNCDVLFFAGLLPLYIAEEETKKLTIPHTALPLQDLNVIVSIFYILYHHQVELSKLSIDIVDKKTIDEVLAELKLQEMPCSIIDYIHILEQSPEDFGIERIFEHHYRLFKEGRITFVLTSIHAVAERLKEAGIPCTSIIDPEKSLISGLEHAKALGELERSKLSQTAVALVSVTNMADSREHDIFGQEAHLHLQQILHHFAKRFASTLQHVGGQQYVIYSTRGSVEHLTEQLTTLPFLHEAKQELDAIVSVGFGFGMTIRDAEKNAKTALDLARGDAGSNSAYVVTSEKKVIGPLNSQPKQYFVQTQNEALLKAAKEANISISNLHKIIAFQATRTQKGFTSQDLAEYLEVSRRSAERLLKKLLEKHYVKIIGEETPYQKGRPRAVYQLQL, from the coding sequence ATGAACATTCGAGTAGGGGTTATTAGTTCACAGCAGTTTTTTGAACGGTTGCAGCAAATTAGCACACAGGTCGGCGGGTTAGAGCTCGTCCCGTATCTTTACGAAAAACCGAGTGAAGCGAAGGGGTTAGTTCAGCAGGTCACAAACTGTGATGTGCTCTTTTTTGCGGGGTTATTGCCATTATATATCGCAGAGGAAGAAACAAAGAAGCTGACGATTCCGCATACGGCACTTCCGCTACAAGATTTAAATGTAATTGTATCGATTTTTTATATTTTATATCATCATCAAGTCGAGCTGTCGAAGCTTTCGATCGATATTGTGGATAAGAAAACGATTGATGAAGTATTGGCGGAATTAAAGCTTCAAGAAATGCCATGCAGCATTATTGATTACATTCATATCTTAGAGCAATCACCGGAAGACTTTGGGATTGAGCGAATTTTTGAGCACCATTATCGGTTATTTAAAGAAGGGAGGATTACGTTTGTCTTAACGAGCATTCATGCGGTGGCAGAACGGTTGAAAGAAGCAGGCATCCCGTGTACCTCCATTATTGATCCGGAGAAATCATTGATTAGCGGACTTGAGCATGCGAAAGCATTGGGGGAGCTTGAACGAAGCAAATTGTCACAAACAGCTGTTGCACTTGTATCAGTCACAAATATGGCAGACAGCCGAGAGCATGACATTTTCGGACAGGAAGCACATCTTCACCTTCAGCAAATTCTTCATCATTTTGCAAAACGATTTGCTTCCACGTTACAGCATGTCGGAGGGCAGCAATACGTCATTTACAGTACGAGGGGCAGTGTAGAGCATTTAACCGAACAATTAACGACGCTGCCGTTTTTGCATGAAGCGAAACAGGAGCTAGACGCAATTGTAAGCGTTGGCTTCGGATTTGGCATGACAATAAGAGACGCAGAGAAAAATGCAAAAACAGCTCTTGATTTGGCAAGAGGAGATGCCGGGTCTAATAGCGCTTATGTGGTAACTAGTGAAAAGAAGGTAATCGGCCCGCTTAACTCCCAGCCGAAACAGTATTTTGTCCAAACACAAAATGAAGCACTGCTTAAGGCAGCTAAGGAAGCAAACATTAGCATTTCGAACTTACATAAAATTATCGCCTTTCAAGCAACACGGACGCAAAAAGGGTTTACATCTCAAGATTTAGCTGAATATTTAGAGGTAAGCCGCCGCAGTGCAGAGCGTTTGTTAAAGAAGCTTCTCGAAAAGCACTACGTCAAAATTATCGGCGAGGAAACCCCCTATCAAAAAGGACGACCACGAGCGGTTTATCAGCTTCAACTGTAA
- a CDS encoding YfcC family protein, which produces MNANAEMSVTPPEKKKRFQFPHVFVLLFGVIIIAAFATYFIPAGEYERVVNDAGRTVVVDGTYQSSESSPAGFFSVFQAIHKGMVESASIIFYIFIVGGSFGILRDSGAIEGAVGSISRKMSGKELMLIPVLMVFFSLGGAMLGLAEETLPYITIVLPLALMLGYDSIIGTAIVLLGTAAGFTAAFMNPFTLGVAQGIAEIPMFSGMGLRLVFYFVYLALAIWYVMRYAVKVKRNPEHSVVYEEDKAREPMEMSKLDGLSARHKVIFGILVLTLIGLAIGVIQAGWFITEISGLFLLMGILIGFTAKMSLNEIAESFIRGCKVLVMGALVVGVAHGILVVLQDAKAMDTILYGLSNMVGAMPSGFSAVGMFLVQCMLNFIVPSGSGQAALTMPIMAPLSDLVGVSRQVAVLAFQFGDGISNIFSPTSGYFMAGLALAGIPWIKWAKWILPLIVIQYTLGAVLVTIAHLIGFQ; this is translated from the coding sequence ATGAATGCAAATGCTGAAATGTCCGTCACGCCGCCAGAGAAGAAGAAACGCTTCCAATTTCCTCATGTGTTCGTGCTGTTATTTGGGGTGATAATCATTGCCGCCTTTGCGACATATTTCATTCCAGCAGGCGAGTATGAGCGTGTCGTAAATGATGCAGGGCGCACGGTAGTTGTCGATGGAACCTATCAATCGTCTGAAAGCTCACCGGCAGGTTTCTTTTCTGTCTTTCAGGCAATTCATAAAGGGATGGTTGAATCTGCAAGTATCATTTTCTATATCTTTATTGTCGGTGGTTCGTTTGGAATTCTTCGCGACAGCGGGGCGATTGAAGGAGCAGTTGGATCGATTTCACGTAAAATGAGTGGGAAGGAATTAATGCTCATTCCTGTGCTTATGGTGTTCTTCTCGCTTGGAGGTGCGATGCTTGGTTTAGCTGAGGAAACCTTGCCTTATATTACGATTGTACTGCCGCTTGCCTTGATGCTCGGGTATGATTCAATTATCGGAACGGCCATTGTGCTTCTTGGCACAGCGGCAGGGTTTACGGCGGCATTTATGAATCCGTTCACACTAGGTGTTGCACAAGGCATTGCTGAAATTCCGATGTTTTCGGGGATGGGCCTTCGGCTTGTTTTTTATTTCGTATACTTAGCGTTAGCAATCTGGTATGTGATGCGCTATGCGGTCAAAGTAAAGCGAAATCCAGAGCACAGCGTTGTCTATGAAGAGGATAAAGCACGTGAGCCGATGGAGATGTCTAAGCTTGACGGCCTTTCAGCAAGGCATAAGGTGATTTTCGGAATCTTAGTGTTAACACTTATCGGCTTGGCAATTGGTGTTATCCAAGCGGGCTGGTTTATTACGGAAATTTCAGGGTTATTCTTATTGATGGGTATACTAATTGGCTTTACAGCAAAGATGTCGTTAAATGAAATTGCAGAGTCATTTATTCGCGGCTGCAAGGTACTTGTAATGGGTGCTCTCGTTGTCGGTGTTGCGCACGGTATTCTCGTTGTGCTGCAGGATGCAAAAGCAATGGATACGATTCTGTACGGGCTGTCTAATATGGTTGGAGCGATGCCGAGCGGCTTTTCAGCAGTTGGGATGTTTCTCGTGCAGTGTATGCTGAACTTTATCGTACCAAGCGGAAGTGGTCAGGCAGCGTTGACGATGCCGATTATGGCGCCGTTATCAGACTTAGTTGGCGTAAGCCGTCAAGTGGCAGTGCTGGCATTTCAGTTTGGAGACGGCATTTCAAATATTTTCAGTCCAACATCAGGCTATTTTATGGCTGGCTTAGCTTTAGCGGGAATTCCTTGGATTAAATGGGCAAAATGGATACTACCGTTAATTGTAATTCAATATACACTTGGAGCGGTGTTGGTGACGATCGCTCATCTAATTGGTTTTCAATAG
- a CDS encoding amidohydrolase: MVDQQTAEWIVTQRRHLHAHPELSHEEVQTRQYIEEQLKELGLETLSLTGKDVIGILNGKESGKTIGIRSDMDALPIHEETGLPFASENEGVMHACGHDGHMSILLGVARQLVERKDELDNTYVFLFQHAEETVPGGASELIDKAFLYSLDAMIGYHLWQPLEAGKFGFHEETPMAGADSFKITLQGVGGHGSMPHETVDPILVASQVITQLHTIVSRSLNPIDQAVVSIGELTTGSSYNIIPDKAYLTGTVRYFKPEVAERIKGRIQTILKGVCTSFGASFDLDYKQGDPPVQNDKRLVDIVKREAAEIYGEEQTVMMDPVLGSEDFSYYTEKIPSVYFFIGAHVNEFGHHHPKFDIEEKSLIDGVNLVTKAAIRIAKEL; the protein is encoded by the coding sequence ATGGTAGATCAACAAACGGCAGAATGGATTGTAACACAGCGGCGGCATCTTCACGCTCACCCTGAGCTTTCGCATGAAGAGGTTCAGACGCGTCAATATATCGAAGAACAGTTGAAAGAGCTTGGTCTAGAAACGCTTTCTCTAACAGGAAAAGACGTGATTGGAATACTGAATGGAAAAGAAAGTGGCAAAACAATCGGGATCCGTTCTGATATGGATGCACTTCCGATTCATGAGGAGACAGGGCTCCCGTTTGCTTCTGAAAATGAAGGTGTGATGCATGCGTGCGGTCATGACGGTCATATGTCGATTTTACTCGGTGTGGCTCGTCAGCTTGTCGAACGAAAGGACGAGCTTGATAATACGTATGTGTTTCTGTTTCAGCATGCAGAGGAAACAGTGCCTGGTGGAGCGAGTGAATTGATTGACAAGGCCTTTCTTTATTCGCTTGATGCGATGATTGGGTATCACCTATGGCAGCCGCTTGAAGCCGGGAAGTTTGGCTTTCACGAAGAGACGCCGATGGCAGGAGCGGACAGCTTTAAGATAACCTTACAAGGTGTCGGCGGGCACGGCTCGATGCCGCATGAAACGGTTGACCCGATCTTAGTTGCTTCACAAGTGATTACGCAGCTGCATACGATTGTCAGCCGCTCGTTGAATCCAATTGATCAAGCTGTGGTCAGCATTGGTGAGTTAACAACAGGGAGCAGCTATAACATTATTCCTGACAAAGCATACTTAACCGGGACGGTGCGTTATTTCAAGCCTGAAGTGGCGGAGCGGATTAAAGGACGAATTCAAACAATTTTAAAAGGAGTTTGTACGTCATTTGGTGCAAGCTTTGATTTGGATTACAAGCAAGGGGACCCGCCAGTGCAAAATGATAAGCGGCTTGTGGACATTGTGAAGCGTGAGGCCGCAGAGATATATGGGGAAGAGCAGACAGTGATGATGGACCCTGTGCTCGGTTCAGAGGATTTTTCCTATTATACGGAAAAGATTCCGTCCGTTTATTTCTTTATTGGGGCGCACGTCAATGAATTCGGTCATCATCATCCGAAGTTTGATATTGAAGAAAAGAGCCTGATCGACGGTGTGAACCTCGTCACAAAAGCTGCAATTCGAATCGCAAAGGAGCTATAG
- a CDS encoding dipeptide epimerase — MKITSINLYAIKLPFIEPFIISYETYHDMPSIIVEIKTDTGIIGYGEGVPDEHVTGETFESAFAMLKNTIAPSLIGEDPFNLEGLHEKMDALVYGAPTAKAAIDIACYDVIGKATGQPVFNLLGGRYSEELEVARVLSIEDPETMAAKTSRAIDAGFQTIKVKVGTDIELDIQRIRAVCKAAEGKAQVKVDANQGWKTSADSLYVLKQVEDCPIRWIEQPVMADNIDALAEVKRKTHLPVMIDEGLHGMKELRETIAKNAADKVNIKLMKCGGLYPALKLVAQAEMAGMSCQIGSMVESSVASSAGLHLATAKRAIESQELTGPLMFSKDIGSLPYQQNTIRLTNAPGLGVEVDLHTLQELTVEKAEIG, encoded by the coding sequence ATGAAAATTACTTCTATTAATCTCTATGCAATTAAACTACCATTCATTGAACCTTTTATTATTTCATACGAAACGTATCACGACATGCCGTCGATTATCGTGGAAATCAAAACAGATACAGGGATTATCGGCTACGGTGAAGGCGTGCCTGATGAGCATGTGACAGGGGAGACGTTTGAAAGTGCGTTTGCGATGCTGAAAAATACGATTGCACCTTCGCTTATTGGAGAAGATCCGTTCAACCTTGAGGGGCTGCATGAGAAAATGGATGCACTTGTCTACGGGGCACCAACAGCAAAAGCAGCGATTGACATTGCTTGCTATGATGTCATCGGCAAAGCAACCGGGCAGCCTGTCTTTAACTTATTAGGTGGCCGTTACAGTGAAGAGCTGGAGGTTGCCCGCGTTCTCAGCATTGAAGATCCAGAAACAATGGCCGCAAAAACGTCACGCGCGATTGACGCAGGCTTTCAGACGATTAAAGTAAAGGTCGGCACAGATATTGAGCTTGATATTCAGCGAATCCGTGCTGTATGTAAGGCGGCAGAAGGAAAGGCACAGGTGAAGGTTGACGCCAATCAAGGCTGGAAGACAAGTGCGGACAGCTTATATGTGCTAAAGCAAGTGGAAGACTGTCCAATTCGTTGGATTGAGCAGCCCGTAATGGCGGATAACATTGATGCACTTGCAGAGGTGAAGCGAAAAACACACCTGCCTGTAATGATCGATGAAGGCCTACACGGCATGAAAGAACTCCGCGAAACAATTGCGAAAAACGCGGCAGATAAAGTGAACATTAAGCTGATGAAATGCGGCGGCCTTTATCCTGCGCTAAAGCTTGTTGCACAAGCTGAAATGGCTGGGATGAGCTGTCAAATCGGTTCAATGGTCGAATCCTCCGTCGCCTCATCCGCAGGCCTTCACCTCGCAACAGCGAAGCGGGCAATTGAAAGCCAAGAGCTGACAGGACCGCTTATGTTCAGCAAAGATATCGGCTCACTCCCCTACCAACAAAACACAATCCGCCTCACCAACGCCCCCGGCCTTGGTGTCGAAGTTGACTTACATACGTTGCAAGAGTTAACAGTGGAAAAGGCTGAGATTGGATGA
- a CDS encoding DUF4870 domain-containing protein produces MKEQLSSSERTWALIAHLASFAGYVLPLFGNIIGPVIVYALKKDDSAFVADQARESINFQISFVIYSVIAGILLVVLVGIILLAILPILQLIFVVIASVKASDGQYYRYPMTIRFLK; encoded by the coding sequence ATGAAGGAACAATTAAGCTCTAGTGAACGAACGTGGGCGTTAATCGCACACTTAGCATCTTTTGCAGGTTATGTCTTACCACTATTCGGTAATATTATCGGTCCTGTCATCGTTTATGCATTGAAGAAGGATGACTCTGCTTTTGTCGCAGACCAAGCGCGTGAATCGATTAACTTTCAAATCAGCTTTGTTATCTATTCAGTCATTGCGGGGATTTTGCTGGTTGTACTGGTCGGGATTATCCTGCTCGCGATACTGCCGATTTTGCAACTGATCTTTGTCGTCATCGCTTCTGTCAAAGCAAGTGACGGGCAATACTACCGTTATCCAATGACCATTCGCTTTTTAAAATAG